The following nucleotide sequence is from Zea mays cultivar B73 chromosome 1, Zm-B73-REFERENCE-NAM-5.0, whole genome shotgun sequence.
CTAGACACCAGCAATCTAGAACCCTCGCTAAGAACCAAACGAGAATGGAGGGCTAAGAGAGGTCTGATTAGTAGGTATCTAAGCTTATGTCCTTCTCATTTTTGTGTTGATGATGGTGAATCTATCATACTCAAAAAGGATATAAAGTATTACATATCTTGTGGCCCGAAAATATATAAACTGACCATATGCTGGTAACCAAGTTGTACCTAGTACTATCAGGTAAAAAAAGGGCCCTCGATCGATAAAAGGTGTTTCCTTTGGTCCTCATGCCGTCGCCAGAAACGTTCCTTCTTCCTGCTCTCGTCTCTCCACCCTTGCATTGCATTCCCCCCATCAGTGGATCCAGGCGGCAAGCAAACTCTGTTTGACGGCGCGGATCCTCTCTAGGCATCGCTGGGCGCGCTCGATGGCCATGAGTGCCCTGTCCTTCGTCCCTCCCGGCGGCGTGCTCGCCCGCCGTCTCCGCTTcccctcctcccgctcccgcacGCTGCCGCGCGGCTTTCTCTTCCGGGTCGACGACTCTGCAAAAGTTCCTCGCAAGGTGAGTGCTGAGTGGGCGGCCGGGTAGTGGCTGATGGCTGCATCATGCATTGGCTTGGCACCCGGGACGGGGACAGAAGTTGACATGGCATAGAAACGTGGAGGACGAACCTTGGGTGCACACGGGCACCGTGCGCGAAGGAGCAGCGGAATGGAACGAGGCGGCCGGAGTGGTATCAGCGGCGTCGGCGCGGGGTGAGACGAGCGGGAACGCGGCCTCGTCCAAGGCGGGGTCGGCGACGAAGCGCTCGAGCTCGGCCTTGAGCGGGCCGAAGCGGCCCGGGTGCGCCGCCTCCAGCTTCGCCAGctcctcccccgccacctccgccATCCACGCCCAGCGGCTCGCCGACGCCATTCTCCCTCGCCGAGCGCGGCCACCGGTGCGCACTGCACGCACGGCACGGCGAGGCGCAGAGGCAGCGGCAGGCAACGGGTATCCACGGGCACGGATCGACGCCACGCGCGGTGCAGGAGGAAAATCGAATGCGTGGGACGGATGTTCGATCGATGCTGTATCGATTGACGCGGGCGGCGGCGACCGGCGAGCGGTGTTTGATTTGATTTGACAGGAGCCTACCTGACTCGACCTGTCGACCAGTCGACCGACCCTACCGAGGCCGCGCTGCGCGCTCCGGCCTGCGGCTGGGCAGTGAGCAGAGCGCACGGGGGCACGGGGACGGGGCGAGTGGAAGTTGGAACGCTCGCGGGTCTTGTCGGGCGCCGCGCCCGCTCACACGGGGACCGGGATGCAGAGCGCGGTGCGCACCACTGCACCACCCCTCTTCGGGCCTTGGTTCCCGCGGCTTTTCCAGTCCTGGTCTGCGTCTTCTTTCGGGGCTTGGGCGTGGTGCGTACCTGGTGGCTTCTGCGACGGCTCCAGAGAACTCAAGGAACGAGTGTAGGGGTAGGCAGCAAACGTTAAGGGTAGGTCGTGCCATTTAGTACTGTTTGTATCCTACCCGTCGGGTTGGTCTGTGTCTTCTTTAAGCCTCCGTCTTATCTCTATttatatggattggaggggattgagtgaGTTTAAATTTATAGTAAGTCAAAATATCTACTAAAATTTTCTAATCTCATCCG
It contains:
- the LOC103643437 gene encoding uncharacterized protein, with product MASASRWAWMAEVAGEELAKLEAAHPGRFGPLKAELERFVADPALDEAAFPLVSPRADAADTTPAASFHSAAPSRTVPVCTQESSTRKRKPRGSVREREEGKRRRRASTPPGGTKDRALMAIERAQRCLERIRAVKQSLLAAWIH